One window of the Populus trichocarpa isolate Nisqually-1 chromosome 9, P.trichocarpa_v4.1, whole genome shotgun sequence genome contains the following:
- the LOC7474920 gene encoding uncharacterized protein LOC7474920 isoform X2: MDEIKILEQIAEGDPDDKKCVVKLLDHFKHSGPNGQHVCMVFEYLGDNLLTLIKYSDYRGVPLHMAKEICFHILVGLDYLHRQLSIIHTDLKPENVLLLSMIDTSKDHRKSGAPLILPTSKNKIVAESSSSKEIKSLNGDLTRNQKKKIRKKAKKAAQSCAQKEASSENDADPKPTSPEDSNVDAKSNEDSVDEQSNGSVIKDDSANTDGQKDACQAKRSRRGSRSTRQKLLAAADLKCKLVDFGNACWTYKQFTSDVQTRQYRCPEVLLGSKYSTPVDLWSFACICFELATGDVLFDPHSGDNYDRDEDHLALMMELLGVMPRKVALGGRNSRDFFNRYGDLRHIRRLRFWPLTKVLMEKYDFSEQDANDLNNFLVPLLDFVPEKRPTAAQCLNHPWIAAGPRLLEPSMPSFKHETKDGNISETEKDEREAMEAGIGNIVIDGASKKSKKLPYGKSFEIHII, translated from the exons ATGGATGAGATAAAGATCCTTGAACAGATTGCCGAGGGAGACCCTGATGATAAAAAGTGTGTTGTCAAGCTTTTGGATCATTTCAAGCATTCAGGGCCTAATGGACAGCACGTTTGTATGGTTTTTGAGTACTTGGGAGATAACCTCTTGACCCTTATTAAGTACAGTGATTACCGAGGGGTTCCTCTACACATGGCAAAAGAGATATGCTTTCATATATTAGTGGGTTTGGATTACTTGCATCGCCAACTCTCAATCATCCACACTGATTTGAAGCCAGAAAATGTCCTGCTTTTGTCAATGATTGATACATCAAAAGATCACAGGAAATCAGGTGCTCCTCTTATCCTTCCAACCAGCAAGAACAAAATCGTGGCTGAATCTAGTTCTTCCAAAGAAATCAAGAGTTTGAATGGGGATTTGACAaggaaccaaaaaaagaaaattcgaAAGAAGGCTAAGAAGGCAGCTCAAAGTTGTGCGCAGAAAGAAGCTTCCTCGGAAAACGATGCTGATCCCAAACCAACTAGTCCTGAAGATTCTAATGTTgatgcaaaatcaaatgaagattCTGTCGATGAACAATCAAATGGTTCTGTGATTAAAGATGATTCAGCAAACACTGATGGGCAGAAGGATGCTTGCCAAGCAAAACGCAGCAGAAGGGGGAGCCGCTCTACAAGGCAAAAGCTATTGGCTGCTGCTGATCTAAAGTGTAAATTGGTAGATTTTGGAAATGCTTGTTGGACATACAAACAGTTTACAAGTGATGTTCAGACAAGACAGTATAGATGTCCAGAGGTTCTTCTGGGATCTAAATACTCCACTCCAGTAGATCTTTGGTCCTTTGCTTGCATTTGTTTCGAGCTTGCCACTGGCGATGTCCTTTTTGATCCTCACAGTGGTGACAACTATGATAGAGACGAG GATCACTTGGCATTGATGATGGAACTCCTCGGCGTGATGCCGCGCAAG GTTGCATTAGGTGGTCGCAATTCTCGGGATTTCTTCAATAGATATGGAGATTTGAGGCATATTCGTAGGTTGCGTTTTTGGCCTCTCACAAAGGTGCTTATGGAGAAGTACGATTTCAGCGAGCAAGATGCTAATGACTTGAATAACTTCCTTGTTCCCTTACTTGATTTTGTGCCTGAAAAGAGACCGACAGCAGCTCAATGCCTAAATCATCCATGGATCGCTGCTGGTCCTCGTCTGCTTGAGCCTTCCATGCCAAGTTTCAAGCACGAGACAAAAGATGGGAATATATCTGAAACCGAGAAGGATGAGAGGGAGGCTATGGAAGCTGGAATAGGAAATATAGTCATTGACGGAgcttcaaaaaaatccaaaaaactgCCCTATGGAAAATCCTTTGAAATACACATAATATAA
- the LOC7474920 gene encoding uncharacterized protein LOC7474920 isoform X1 yields MAEDRNGDRSEESDYTSEDEGTEDYRRGGYHAVRIGDTFKNGRYVVQGKLGWGHFSTVWLAWDTQGSRYVALKVQKSAQHYTEAAMDEIKILEQIAEGDPDDKKCVVKLLDHFKHSGPNGQHVCMVFEYLGDNLLTLIKYSDYRGVPLHMAKEICFHILVGLDYLHRQLSIIHTDLKPENVLLLSMIDTSKDHRKSGAPLILPTSKNKIVAESSSSKEIKSLNGDLTRNQKKKIRKKAKKAAQSCAQKEASSENDADPKPTSPEDSNVDAKSNEDSVDEQSNGSVIKDDSANTDGQKDACQAKRSRRGSRSTRQKLLAAADLKCKLVDFGNACWTYKQFTSDVQTRQYRCPEVLLGSKYSTPVDLWSFACICFELATGDVLFDPHSGDNYDRDEDHLALMMELLGVMPRKVALGGRNSRDFFNRYGDLRHIRRLRFWPLTKVLMEKYDFSEQDANDLNNFLVPLLDFVPEKRPTAAQCLNHPWIAAGPRLLEPSMPSFKHETKDGNISETEKDEREAMEAGIGNIVIDGASKKSKKLPYGKSFEIHII; encoded by the exons ATGGCAGAGGATAGGAATGGGGATCGAAGTGAAGAGAGTGATTACACATCAGAAGATGAGGGAACGGAGGATTATAGGAGAGGAGGGTACCATGCTGTGAGAATCGGTGATACATTCAAGAATGGGAGGTATGTGGTGCAAGGCAAGCTTGGTTGGGGTCATTTCTCTACGGTTTGGCTCGCTTGGGACACTCAGGGATCG CGTTATGTAGCTTTGAAAGTTCAAAAGAGCGCTCAACACTACACCGAGGCAGCCATGGATGAGATAAAGATCCTTGAACAGATTGCCGAGGGAGACCCTGATGATAAAAAGTGTGTTGTCAAGCTTTTGGATCATTTCAAGCATTCAGGGCCTAATGGACAGCACGTTTGTATGGTTTTTGAGTACTTGGGAGATAACCTCTTGACCCTTATTAAGTACAGTGATTACCGAGGGGTTCCTCTACACATGGCAAAAGAGATATGCTTTCATATATTAGTGGGTTTGGATTACTTGCATCGCCAACTCTCAATCATCCACACTGATTTGAAGCCAGAAAATGTCCTGCTTTTGTCAATGATTGATACATCAAAAGATCACAGGAAATCAGGTGCTCCTCTTATCCTTCCAACCAGCAAGAACAAAATCGTGGCTGAATCTAGTTCTTCCAAAGAAATCAAGAGTTTGAATGGGGATTTGACAaggaaccaaaaaaagaaaattcgaAAGAAGGCTAAGAAGGCAGCTCAAAGTTGTGCGCAGAAAGAAGCTTCCTCGGAAAACGATGCTGATCCCAAACCAACTAGTCCTGAAGATTCTAATGTTgatgcaaaatcaaatgaagattCTGTCGATGAACAATCAAATGGTTCTGTGATTAAAGATGATTCAGCAAACACTGATGGGCAGAAGGATGCTTGCCAAGCAAAACGCAGCAGAAGGGGGAGCCGCTCTACAAGGCAAAAGCTATTGGCTGCTGCTGATCTAAAGTGTAAATTGGTAGATTTTGGAAATGCTTGTTGGACATACAAACAGTTTACAAGTGATGTTCAGACAAGACAGTATAGATGTCCAGAGGTTCTTCTGGGATCTAAATACTCCACTCCAGTAGATCTTTGGTCCTTTGCTTGCATTTGTTTCGAGCTTGCCACTGGCGATGTCCTTTTTGATCCTCACAGTGGTGACAACTATGATAGAGACGAG GATCACTTGGCATTGATGATGGAACTCCTCGGCGTGATGCCGCGCAAG GTTGCATTAGGTGGTCGCAATTCTCGGGATTTCTTCAATAGATATGGAGATTTGAGGCATATTCGTAGGTTGCGTTTTTGGCCTCTCACAAAGGTGCTTATGGAGAAGTACGATTTCAGCGAGCAAGATGCTAATGACTTGAATAACTTCCTTGTTCCCTTACTTGATTTTGTGCCTGAAAAGAGACCGACAGCAGCTCAATGCCTAAATCATCCATGGATCGCTGCTGGTCCTCGTCTGCTTGAGCCTTCCATGCCAAGTTTCAAGCACGAGACAAAAGATGGGAATATATCTGAAACCGAGAAGGATGAGAGGGAGGCTATGGAAGCTGGAATAGGAAATATAGTCATTGACGGAgcttcaaaaaaatccaaaaaactgCCCTATGGAAAATCCTTTGAAATACACATAATATAA
- the LOC7474919 gene encoding uncharacterized protein LOC7474919: MVPTGEGREKNLARTKTQSFGEVAGGTAAVCCCCPCTVINLLVLAVYKVPACLCKKAKTRHRLRKKKQKERSLLSPSSSGSREEELQSEKKATEVVEKGKCCDHHDHNHDEETEAVDLEKQMWDQFYNTGFWRSPSQRGT, from the coding sequence ATGGTACCAACAGGAGAGGGGAGGGAGAAGAATTTGGCAAGGACGAAAACGCAGAGTTTTGGTGAGGTGGCAGGTGGCACGGCAGCGGTGTGTTGCTGCTGTCCATGCACGGTGATCAACCTTCTTGTTTTAGCCGTTTATAAGGTGCCGGCTTGTTTATGTAAGAAAGCCAAGACACGACACCGTTTGagaaaaaagaagcagaaaGAAAGGTCGCTGTTGTCTCCCAGTAGCAGTGGGTCCAGGGAGGAGGAATTACAGTCAGAGAAGAAGGCTACAGAGGTTGTGGAGAAAGGGAAATGTTGTGATCACCATGATCATAATCATGATGAAGAAACTGAAGCCGTTGATTTGGAGAAGCAAATGTGGGACCAGTTTTACAATACTGGGTTTTGGAGGAGCCCATCTCAAAGAGGTACATGA